The following nucleotide sequence is from Mucilaginibacter sp. cycad4.
TGCGATACAGGCCGGCCGTGAGTTACGTGTGGTTGTAGAAAGTGAAAAGATCAGCGACGCACAATCAGAAGTATTGGCTGCCGATATTTCAAACAGGATCCAGACAGAAATGACCTACCCTGGCCAAATTAAAGTTACCGTTATCAGGGAAACCCGCTCGGTAGCATTTGCCAAGTAATCATTATAACATTAAACAAAACCCTTTCGGTACAAAAAACTGAAAGGGTTTTTTATTTTTACAGCGTGGCCACAAAAACAAACAACAAACAGAAATCAACAGGTAAAACCACTGCAAATATTGATGAACGCCCCATTGACCGTTATTTCAGGGAATATGCAGAAGCCCACCAGGATAAGGTTAACCAAATTGTACATTACATCTGCATCCCAACCTTAGCATTTAGTGTATTTGGACTAATTTGGTCAATCCCATTTCCGCACTTAGCTTTTTTAGGTATTTATAATGGATATTTTAACTGGGCTTCATTTGTGATAGCCATTGCTATCTATTTTTATCTAAAGCTTTCGCCGATCATATCTTACTTTATCTTATTTATTTTATTAGGCTTTAGCTATGGTATAATGGAGCTTGTGGCCTGGCAACAAGCCGGAGGACCTGCCATGTGGTCATTATGCATTTCTATATTCATTCCTTCTTTATCTGCTGTGCTGATAGGTAACAGCCGTGAACCGTTATATGCAAAAAATGGGCTCAATATCAGATCATTAGTTGTTGCCCCTGCATACCTGTTAAATCAATTGCTTAATAAACTGAGAATCAAAAGTTGATTTTGACTGTTTACATATTAAGCTTTTGTTAAAGTGTTTATTGCTATCAGCTTTAATGCGAAATAACAGTGGATTTTTTTAGCTGTGAAATACACGGCCGTGTAATTTGTGTTTCACATGCGATAAAGAAAAAATTAACATTATTACATACTTGTTTTTTGTATTTAACTGTTAGCCAGGTGTTTGTAATGTGTTTTTGCATTGGCTATGTTAAGTAAAAAAGAAATCATTAAGTACTTGTTAATATAATAATCTGATGTTAATATAAACTTAACATTGGTAGGGCAATTTTGTGCAATAAAAACTCACAAATGAAAAAGCTCTACTTTATTATTTTAACACTAATAATTATCGGGGTTGGGGGCGTTGCAAACGCTCAGATCACCACCTCGGTACTTACTGGTAAAGTTACAGATCAAAAAGGTACCACCCTTCCGGGGGTAACCATTACTGTACTTAATACCAGTACAGGTACCAGGTATGGTGCACAAACCAACGGCGACGGCCGTTTCTCGGTTAACAACATTAACCCGGGTGGCCCTTACACCGTAACCGCTACTTTTATCGGTTATAAAAAGGATGAAAAAAGCGACCTTACCCTTCAATTGGGTAACGCCACTTTAAACTTTGTACTGCAGGACGAAACTACAACCCTGCAGGAAGTTAAAGTGAAAGCATCAGCTGGTCCGGCTAAAACAGGTGCAAGTACCCGTATTGGTCAAAACCAGATCCGTACTGCTCCTTCAATTAACCGCAGCTTGCAGGATTTAACAAGAAATACCCCTCAAAGTAACAATAACTCATTTCAGGGTACCAACTACCGTTACAATAACGTAACGCTTGATGGTGCTATCAACAACGATGCGATCGGTTTCAGCCCATCATTAGGCGGTCAGAACAATGCATCAGGCCAGGTAGGCAGCAGTACCCGTACAAGCCCTATTTCACTGGACGCTATCCAGGATATCCAGGTGTATGTTGCCCCTTATGATATCAAAATCGGTAACGTATTAGGTGGTAGTATCAACGCTGTAACCCGTAGCGGTACAAATAACTTCAGTGGCGCGGTTTACGGTTATGGCCGTGGCTCGTTCATGGTAGGGCCAAACAACGCAGCAGCTGCTTCCGGCGGTGATGGTTCAAAGCTTAATGATTTTCATGATTACCAGGCGGGCATCCGTTTAGGTTTCCCTATCATTAAAAATAAATTATTCTTCTTTACCAATGAGGAGATTGCCCGCAGGCAGGATCCTGTTATCAGAGGCCTTGACCACAACGGGGCGTCTAATATACTAAGTCAGGCAGATGGCGATAAATTGGTTACCGCTTTTAAATCATTTACAGGCGGCTTGGATCCGGGTACATATAACAATACCACGATTTTCTCTAACTCAAACAAATTCTTTAACCGTTTGGATTGGAATATCGATGATCACAACCAGTTAACTATCCGTAACAATACCATCAGTTCAAAAGCTACTAACTTAGAGCGTGATCAGCAAAACTTCCGCTTCAGCGGTATCGATTACACTTCTCACAATAACTCAACTTCAACTGTTGCCGAGTTAAAATCAAGGTTCAACAGTAGCCTAAGCAATAGCCTGGTATTAGGGTATTCAAATGTGCATGACTACCGCGATCCTAATTCAGATCCGTCTTTACCACAGATCGAAATCACAGGACGTACTCCTGGTACAACTATTTTCATGGGTACTGACCGTGAGGCCGCTATTTTTGACATGCACCAGAAAACAGCTGAGTTCACTGATAACTTAACCTGGACCAAAGGCAAACACACTTTTACTTTTGGTACACACAACGAGTTTTATAATATCACCTATAATTTCGTAAACTCATGGAACGGCAGGGTAGCTTATAGCAGTATTGATGATTTTATCGCCAATAACCCCAGCCGAGTACGTACCAACTTTAATTACACCAATAATACCCGCGATTATATCCTGGCCAATCCATCGGCTAAGTTTAAAGTTAATTTGTTGAGCTTATATGGACAGGATGAAATTCAGTTAACTGATAATTTCAAACTGACTGTAGCTTTACGTGCAGATTACGCCGATGTACCAAACAAACAACCATTGAGCGATAAAACAACCAACGCCCCGGTTGACCCTAACTACGGTAACACCTACACTTATACCAAACCAAGAGATATTAAGCAAAATTATCTGGGTAATATAGAGTGGAACCCACGTGTGTCATTTAACTATGACCTAAACGGCGATCAAAGCGTTGTTTTACGTGGTGGTAGTGGTTTCTTCACCGGTCGTGTTCCATTTGCATGGTTTGGTTACGCATTTTATAATAATGGCAGAACGTATGGAGCTTACGACGTAAAAGCTCCAAGCTCTGGTATTTCAGGCCAAACACTCGGTACCAACCCGGTACAAACTGCTGCAAATGGTGAATTGAATTATGTTAACAAGCAAATACCTGCTGTAAATACTTCCGCTTCAGGTGCAACGCAGGTTGATATGATCGACAATAACTTTAAAATGCCACAGGTATGGAGAAGCAGTCTGGCTGTTGATTATACTACCGATGATCAGTGGAAATTTACCGGCGAAGGTATTTATACCAAGGTTATTCATGATTTAAAATTCCAACAGGTAAACACGCTTGATCAGGTAACTTATTACGTATACGATACACAAAAACAACAGCCTATATTTAATAATACAGCCACTGCTCTTAATAAAGGTAAGATCAATACGGCATATACCAATGCTTACCTGTTATCAAATACAAGCGAAGGCTATCGTTACAGCTTAACCGCACAGATAGCTAAAAACACCCAATTTAGCCCAACCAGTGCTTTGAACGTGTCGGTTGCTTATACTTTTGGCCATTCAAAAGATGTTACCAATGGTATCCGTAATTCAATGGAATCAAACTGGCAATTAAACC
It contains:
- a CDS encoding carboxypeptidase regulatory-like domain-containing protein; its protein translation is MKKLYFIILTLIIIGVGGVANAQITTSVLTGKVTDQKGTTLPGVTITVLNTSTGTRYGAQTNGDGRFSVNNINPGGPYTVTATFIGYKKDEKSDLTLQLGNATLNFVLQDETTTLQEVKVKASAGPAKTGASTRIGQNQIRTAPSINRSLQDLTRNTPQSNNNSFQGTNYRYNNVTLDGAINNDAIGFSPSLGGQNNASGQVGSSTRTSPISLDAIQDIQVYVAPYDIKIGNVLGGSINAVTRSGTNNFSGAVYGYGRGSFMVGPNNAAAASGGDGSKLNDFHDYQAGIRLGFPIIKNKLFFFTNEEIARRQDPVIRGLDHNGASNILSQADGDKLVTAFKSFTGGLDPGTYNNTTIFSNSNKFFNRLDWNIDDHNQLTIRNNTISSKATNLERDQQNFRFSGIDYTSHNNSTSTVAELKSRFNSSLSNSLVLGYSNVHDYRDPNSDPSLPQIEITGRTPGTTIFMGTDREAAIFDMHQKTAEFTDNLTWTKGKHTFTFGTHNEFYNITYNFVNSWNGRVAYSSIDDFIANNPSRVRTNFNYTNNTRDYILANPSAKFKVNLLSLYGQDEIQLTDNFKLTVALRADYADVPNKQPLSDKTTNAPVDPNYGNTYTYTKPRDIKQNYLGNIEWNPRVSFNYDLNGDQSVVLRGGSGFFTGRVPFAWFGYAFYNNGRTYGAYDVKAPSSGISGQTLGTNPVQTAANGELNYVNKQIPAVNTSASGATQVDMIDNNFKMPQVWRSSLAVDYTTDDQWKFTGEGIYTKVIHDLKFQQVNTLDQVTYYVYDTQKQQPIFNNTATALNKGKINTAYTNAYLLSNTSEGYRYSLTAQIAKNTQFSPTSALNVSVAYTFGHSKDVTNGIRNSMESNWQLNQALNPNNPGIANSNFDIRHRIVSNLNFKHDWDAAQKYTANFTFFFSAQSGNPYTYGFYPNAIDGTGQQVSLAYIPKHGETVNFFSDIVGGQTATQQAAAFDAFIDKNSYLSSRRGNFTERNAAFTPWNNQLDFRFTQDFKFGGKHKQMITFTYDVINLTNLLNKKWGQYYFSANTYNSTSSVGLTPAKGGTPSFENAPTTYPKYVFKDPGVPYSVDLFASRWQMQFGVRYSW
- a CDS encoding Mpo1-like protein yields the protein MATKTNNKQKSTGKTTANIDERPIDRYFREYAEAHQDKVNQIVHYICIPTLAFSVFGLIWSIPFPHLAFLGIYNGYFNWASFVIAIAIYFYLKLSPIISYFILFILLGFSYGIMELVAWQQAGGPAMWSLCISIFIPSLSAVLIGNSREPLYAKNGLNIRSLVVAPAYLLNQLLNKLRIKS